A single Lactuca sativa cultivar Salinas chromosome 8, Lsat_Salinas_v11, whole genome shotgun sequence DNA region contains:
- the LOC111882796 gene encoding amino acid transporter AVT6E yields MGSRDGRQREASIHDNGCADDDINLHNLSPSNKSSDSGIYGAVFNLTTTVIGAGIMALPATMKVLGLVTGIVLILLMGILSEISVELLIRFSVQCKATSYGEVVEQALGSPARILSEICIVLNNAGVLVVYLIIMGDVMSGSPRHSGVFIQWFGANGFWENRRLIILIALVVLLAPLCALDRIESLSVTSAASVVLAIIFVIVACVVAFIMVVEGKTDPPRLIPDFSSEQAILDLLVVIPIMSNAYVCHFNVQPIYNELEGRSPQKMNKVGRLTTVICVFIYWSTAVAGYLLFGNNTEADVLTNFDKPLAIRFSEGLSYIVRVGYIFHLILVFPVIHFSLRQTVDALVFKGAKPLCKSRKRCLGLTCVLLMLIYMASTMIPSIWTAFKFTGATTAVSLGFTFPALIALRLGGGSNGLSSRERLFSWVMLVLAIMVSIVGVVSNIYSMQE; encoded by the coding sequence atgGGAAGCAGAGATGGCAGACAACGGGAGGCTTCAATTCATGACAATGGTTGTGCTGATGATGACATTAATCTTCATAACTTATCCCCCTCCAATAAAAGCTCCGATTCCGGAATCTACGGCGCGGTGTTCAACTTAACCACAACCGTAATCGGTGCCGGAATCATGGCATTACCCGCCACCATGAAAGTCCTCGGCTTGGTCACCGGAATTGTTTTGATTCTGTTGATGGGGATTTTGTCAGAAATCAGTGTTGAGTTACTCATTCGTTTCTCCGTTCAATGCAAAGCCACATCCTATGGGGAGGTTGTGGAACAAGCCTTGGGTTCACCAGCAAGAATCTTGTCTGAGATTTGCATTGTTTTGAACAACGCCGGTGTTTTGGTGGTTTATCTGATCATCATGGGCGACGTCATGTCGGGCTCTCCAAGACATTCGGGGGTTTTCATTCAATGGTTTGGAGCAAATGGGTTCTGGGAGAATAGAAGACTCATCATCTTGATCGCTTTGGTCGTGCTTCTTGCGCCACTATGTGCATTGGACAGAATCGAATCTTTAAGTGTAACTTCAGCCGCGTCTGTAGTTCTTGCTATCATTTTCGTTATAGTTGCTTGTGTTGTCGCGTTTATTATGGTGGTCGAAGGTAAAACCGACCCGCCAAGACTGATTCCGGATTTCAGTTCCGAACAAGCAATTCTTGATCTTCTGGTTGTGATCCCGATCATGTCAAACGCGTACGTTTGTCACTTCAATGTTCAACCGATCTACAATGAACTCGAAGGTCGTTCGCCTCAAAAGATGAACAAAGTTGGGAGGCTCACGACTGTGATATGTGTATTCATCTACTGGTCGACTGCAGTAGCGGGCTACCTTCTTTTCGGGAACAACACAGAAGCAGACGTTCTTACGAATTTTGATAAGCCTCTTGCGATTCGGTTTAGTGAAGGTTTGAGTTACATCGTTCGTGTGGGATACATTTTCCATTTGATTTTGGTGTTCCCTGTAATTCATTTTTCGTTAAGGCAGACGGTTGATGCGTTGGTTTTTAAAGGAGCAAAGCCATTGTGCAAGAGCAGGAAGAGGTGTTTGGGGTTGACTTGTGTGCTTTTGATGCTTATATACATGGCATCCACAATGATTCCAAGTATATGGACTGCTTTTAAGTTCACGGGTGCAACCACAGCTGTGTCGTTAGGGTTCACTTTTCCAGCTCTTATCGCGCTGCGGTTGGGTGGTGGGTCGAATGGTTTGAGCAGCCGAGAGAGGTTGTTCTCATGGGTGATGTTGGTTCTAGCCATCATGGTTAGCATTGTTGGGGTTGTTAGCAACATTTATAGCATGCAAGAGTAG
- the LOC111882797 gene encoding protein TIFY 4B isoform X1: protein MTTEEPPLSASTTSLLDKPLHQLTEDDISQLTREDCRRYLKQKGMRRPSWNKSQAIQQVVMLKALLEPTPDSDGCRRKLHITHLQQETPNTRAQKGTSADTEVSVSADESVPGQRHDMDQSDLFGDNNFVLPGITGVTDEGKGQMTIFYSGKVNVYDDVPADKAQTLFKLASSPLQFHQDDGNMTTFPLPFHLQPPTILTTTESSVMHLPTLQTVRKTDKSRMHREEISIFHEENSDYGETGEEVSGRGSRKASVQRYLEKRKDRFKRQNKLKASECGSSSSFHHVFLTHHNENEQSLSTTTSPPNEPV, encoded by the exons ATGACGACGGAGGAACCACCGCTCTCCGCATCAACAACGTCACTTCTAGATAAACCTCTTCACCAACTCACAGAAGACGACATTTCCCAACTCACTCGCGAAGACTGCCGCCGGTACCTCAAACAGAAAG GAATGAGACGTCCGTCGTGGAATAAGTCTCAGGCGATCCAGCAAGTAGTTATGCTCAAGGCGTTACTTGAACCTACACCGGACTCGGACGGTTGCCGGCGGAAGCTCCACATTACCCATCTGCAACAGGAAACCCCAAACACGCGT GCTCAGAAAGGAACAAGTGCGGATACGGAGGTCTCTGTTTCAGCTGATGAATCAGTACCTGGTCAGCGCCATGACATGGATCAATCGGATCTTTTTGGTGATAATAATTTTGTTCTTCCTGG GATTACTGGTGTGACAGATGAAGGAAAAGGACAGATGACAATTTTCTATAGTGGCAAGGTGAATGTCTATGATGATGTCCCAGCTGATAAG GCACAAACTCTATTCAAGCTTGCTTCAAGCCCACTACAGTTTCATCAGGATGATGGAAATATGACCACATTTCCCCTTCCATTCCATTTGCAACCTCCAACTATATTAACAACCACAGAATCATCTGTCATGCACTTGCCCACATTGCAAACAG TAAGAAAGACAGATAAGTCTAGGATGCATAGAGAAGAAATCAGCATATTTCATGAGGAAAACTCTG ATTATGGTGAGACAGGTGAAGAAGTTTCAGGAAGAGGAAGCAGAAAAGCATCAGTGCAGAGGTATCTTGAGAAGCGGAAAGATAG GTTTAAGAGGCAGAACAAACTAAAAGCCAGTGAATGTGGCAGCAGTAGCAGCTTCCATCATGTTTTCTTAACCCATCACAACGAAAACGAGCAGTCATTATCAACTACGACTTCACCACCTAACGAACCAGTTTGA
- the LOC111882797 gene encoding protein TIFY 4B isoform X3: MTTEEPPLSASTTSLLDKPLHQLTEDDISQLTREDCRRYLKQKGMRRPSWNKSQAIQQVVMLKALLEPTPDSDGCRRKLHITHLQQETPNTRAQKGTSADTEVSVSADESVPGQRHDMDQSDLFGDNNFVLPGITGVTDEGKGQMTIFYSGKVNVYDDVPADKLASSPLQFHQDDGNMTTFPLPFHLQPPTILTTTESSVMHLPTLQTVRKTDKSRMHREEISIFHEENSDYGETGEEVSGRGSRKASVQRYLEKRKDRFKRQNKLKASECGSSSSFHHVFLTHHNENEQSLSTTTSPPNEPV; the protein is encoded by the exons ATGACGACGGAGGAACCACCGCTCTCCGCATCAACAACGTCACTTCTAGATAAACCTCTTCACCAACTCACAGAAGACGACATTTCCCAACTCACTCGCGAAGACTGCCGCCGGTACCTCAAACAGAAAG GAATGAGACGTCCGTCGTGGAATAAGTCTCAGGCGATCCAGCAAGTAGTTATGCTCAAGGCGTTACTTGAACCTACACCGGACTCGGACGGTTGCCGGCGGAAGCTCCACATTACCCATCTGCAACAGGAAACCCCAAACACGCGT GCTCAGAAAGGAACAAGTGCGGATACGGAGGTCTCTGTTTCAGCTGATGAATCAGTACCTGGTCAGCGCCATGACATGGATCAATCGGATCTTTTTGGTGATAATAATTTTGTTCTTCCTGG GATTACTGGTGTGACAGATGAAGGAAAAGGACAGATGACAATTTTCTATAGTGGCAAGGTGAATGTCTATGATGATGTCCCAGCTGATAAG CTTGCTTCAAGCCCACTACAGTTTCATCAGGATGATGGAAATATGACCACATTTCCCCTTCCATTCCATTTGCAACCTCCAACTATATTAACAACCACAGAATCATCTGTCATGCACTTGCCCACATTGCAAACAG TAAGAAAGACAGATAAGTCTAGGATGCATAGAGAAGAAATCAGCATATTTCATGAGGAAAACTCTG ATTATGGTGAGACAGGTGAAGAAGTTTCAGGAAGAGGAAGCAGAAAAGCATCAGTGCAGAGGTATCTTGAGAAGCGGAAAGATAG GTTTAAGAGGCAGAACAAACTAAAAGCCAGTGAATGTGGCAGCAGTAGCAGCTTCCATCATGTTTTCTTAACCCATCACAACGAAAACGAGCAGTCATTATCAACTACGACTTCACCACCTAACGAACCAGTTTGA
- the LOC111882797 gene encoding protein TIFY 4B isoform X2 produces the protein MTTEEPPLSASTTSLLDKPLHQLTEDDISQLTREDCRRYLKQKGMRRPSWNKSQAIQQVVMLKALLEPTPDSDGCRRKLHITHLQQETPNTRAQKGTSADTEVSVSADESVPGQRHDMDQSDLFGDNNFVLPGITGVTDEGKGQMTIFYSGKVNVYDDVPADKAQTLFKLASSPLQFHQDDGNMTTFPLPFHLQPPTILTTTESSVMHLPTLQTVRKTDKSRMHREEISIFHEENSGEEVSGRGSRKASVQRYLEKRKDRFKRQNKLKASECGSSSSFHHVFLTHHNENEQSLSTTTSPPNEPV, from the exons ATGACGACGGAGGAACCACCGCTCTCCGCATCAACAACGTCACTTCTAGATAAACCTCTTCACCAACTCACAGAAGACGACATTTCCCAACTCACTCGCGAAGACTGCCGCCGGTACCTCAAACAGAAAG GAATGAGACGTCCGTCGTGGAATAAGTCTCAGGCGATCCAGCAAGTAGTTATGCTCAAGGCGTTACTTGAACCTACACCGGACTCGGACGGTTGCCGGCGGAAGCTCCACATTACCCATCTGCAACAGGAAACCCCAAACACGCGT GCTCAGAAAGGAACAAGTGCGGATACGGAGGTCTCTGTTTCAGCTGATGAATCAGTACCTGGTCAGCGCCATGACATGGATCAATCGGATCTTTTTGGTGATAATAATTTTGTTCTTCCTGG GATTACTGGTGTGACAGATGAAGGAAAAGGACAGATGACAATTTTCTATAGTGGCAAGGTGAATGTCTATGATGATGTCCCAGCTGATAAG GCACAAACTCTATTCAAGCTTGCTTCAAGCCCACTACAGTTTCATCAGGATGATGGAAATATGACCACATTTCCCCTTCCATTCCATTTGCAACCTCCAACTATATTAACAACCACAGAATCATCTGTCATGCACTTGCCCACATTGCAAACAG TAAGAAAGACAGATAAGTCTAGGATGCATAGAGAAGAAATCAGCATATTTCATGAGGAAAACTCTG GTGAAGAAGTTTCAGGAAGAGGAAGCAGAAAAGCATCAGTGCAGAGGTATCTTGAGAAGCGGAAAGATAG GTTTAAGAGGCAGAACAAACTAAAAGCCAGTGAATGTGGCAGCAGTAGCAGCTTCCATCATGTTTTCTTAACCCATCACAACGAAAACGAGCAGTCATTATCAACTACGACTTCACCACCTAACGAACCAGTTTGA
- the LOC111882797 gene encoding protein TIFY 4B isoform X4 translates to MTTEEPPLSASTTSLLDKPLHQLTEDDISQLTREDCRRYLKQKGMRRPSWNKSQAIQQVVMLKALLEPTPDSDGCRRKLHITHLQQETPNTRAQKGTSADTEVSVSADESVPGQRHDMDQSDLFGDNNFVLPGITGVTDEGKGQMTIFYSGKVNVYDDVPADKAQTLFKLASSPLQFHQDDGNMTTFPLPFHLQPPTILTTTESSVMHLPTLQTVRKTDKSRMHREEISIFHEENSDYGETGEEVSGRGSRKASVQRYLEKRKDS, encoded by the exons ATGACGACGGAGGAACCACCGCTCTCCGCATCAACAACGTCACTTCTAGATAAACCTCTTCACCAACTCACAGAAGACGACATTTCCCAACTCACTCGCGAAGACTGCCGCCGGTACCTCAAACAGAAAG GAATGAGACGTCCGTCGTGGAATAAGTCTCAGGCGATCCAGCAAGTAGTTATGCTCAAGGCGTTACTTGAACCTACACCGGACTCGGACGGTTGCCGGCGGAAGCTCCACATTACCCATCTGCAACAGGAAACCCCAAACACGCGT GCTCAGAAAGGAACAAGTGCGGATACGGAGGTCTCTGTTTCAGCTGATGAATCAGTACCTGGTCAGCGCCATGACATGGATCAATCGGATCTTTTTGGTGATAATAATTTTGTTCTTCCTGG GATTACTGGTGTGACAGATGAAGGAAAAGGACAGATGACAATTTTCTATAGTGGCAAGGTGAATGTCTATGATGATGTCCCAGCTGATAAG GCACAAACTCTATTCAAGCTTGCTTCAAGCCCACTACAGTTTCATCAGGATGATGGAAATATGACCACATTTCCCCTTCCATTCCATTTGCAACCTCCAACTATATTAACAACCACAGAATCATCTGTCATGCACTTGCCCACATTGCAAACAG TAAGAAAGACAGATAAGTCTAGGATGCATAGAGAAGAAATCAGCATATTTCATGAGGAAAACTCTG ATTATGGTGAGACAGGTGAAGAAGTTTCAGGAAGAGGAAGCAGAAAAGCATCAGTGCAGAGGTATCTTGAGAAGCGGAAAGATAG TTGA
- the LOC111882797 gene encoding protein TIFY 4B isoform X5, which produces MTTEEPPLSASTTSLLDKPLHQLTEDDISQLTREDCRRYLKQKGMRRPSWNKSQAIQQVVMLKALLEPTPDSDGCRRKLHITHLQQETPNTRAQKGTSADTEVSVSADESVPGQRHDMDQSDLFGDNNFVLPGITGVTDEGKGQMTIFYSGKVNVYDDVPADKAQTLFKLASSPLQFHQDDGNMTTFPLPFHLQPPTILTTTESSVMHLPTLQTVRKTDKSRMHREEISIFHEENSGEEVSGRGSRKASVQRYLEKRKDS; this is translated from the exons ATGACGACGGAGGAACCACCGCTCTCCGCATCAACAACGTCACTTCTAGATAAACCTCTTCACCAACTCACAGAAGACGACATTTCCCAACTCACTCGCGAAGACTGCCGCCGGTACCTCAAACAGAAAG GAATGAGACGTCCGTCGTGGAATAAGTCTCAGGCGATCCAGCAAGTAGTTATGCTCAAGGCGTTACTTGAACCTACACCGGACTCGGACGGTTGCCGGCGGAAGCTCCACATTACCCATCTGCAACAGGAAACCCCAAACACGCGT GCTCAGAAAGGAACAAGTGCGGATACGGAGGTCTCTGTTTCAGCTGATGAATCAGTACCTGGTCAGCGCCATGACATGGATCAATCGGATCTTTTTGGTGATAATAATTTTGTTCTTCCTGG GATTACTGGTGTGACAGATGAAGGAAAAGGACAGATGACAATTTTCTATAGTGGCAAGGTGAATGTCTATGATGATGTCCCAGCTGATAAG GCACAAACTCTATTCAAGCTTGCTTCAAGCCCACTACAGTTTCATCAGGATGATGGAAATATGACCACATTTCCCCTTCCATTCCATTTGCAACCTCCAACTATATTAACAACCACAGAATCATCTGTCATGCACTTGCCCACATTGCAAACAG TAAGAAAGACAGATAAGTCTAGGATGCATAGAGAAGAAATCAGCATATTTCATGAGGAAAACTCTG GTGAAGAAGTTTCAGGAAGAGGAAGCAGAAAAGCATCAGTGCAGAGGTATCTTGAGAAGCGGAAAGATAG TTGA